One region of Leucoraja erinacea ecotype New England chromosome 10, Leri_hhj_1, whole genome shotgun sequence genomic DNA includes:
- the LOC129701252 gene encoding uncharacterized protein LOC129701252, with the protein MWYITTAEGQDGHISLCNTTGTSCHFMDLHCSQTYSLTVTAMDSYCQSVNTSVYETETAPCPPQNVHADSVAVTAFVTWEMSNLTVWYTATAEGSDGHTATCTTSDTNCLIPDLHCSQTYIISVLAFGETCSSLQGSSYEIYTAPCAPDEIITNVDCTSNRVVVSWGRTDGAISYDVTAEGSDGHTHSDNTTDSRYEMLDLHCGQSYNITVTTLSYSRHGISSTSVQIQTAPCIPENLTAELNCELNTISFWWDEADGAKLYTVTVRDSQRDTTSFNTSDTRAQTQELQCGEYYTISVLATDDICRRPQTAVVNVHAVACDPHNVKAQLDCNVNTALVMWDSGKGALWYTAVAEGADGNNVSCSTSETSCRTPALLCGQLYSVHVVASDRTCNNSVSSSTEIQTAPCSPQNVSAYLDCTARTTSVCWEQSEGAVFYTAIAEGMEGDCYSCNTTEANCEILGLPCGQWYNVTVLAMDENCTSLPSSAEEIQTVPCIPQSVAAHVNCENNTVSVFWDPSNGSESYHVTAQGINGHWASCNTTGTECEVSDVHCGLHYYITVEAIRMECNSSQSSALTIKTGNLCGIWNHIYNFYMLFGVYPQSILMNVPVAVPCVPQNVDAHMDCDVGHMSVSWEFSEGAISYVATAEGSNVQQCSANDTLCDITDLHCGETYTLSVYAIDDTCDSVESPSVTRRTVSCLPQNLDVQLDCDTNDASVLWSHTKGAVSYSATAEGNDGHTVSCETVNKECQISNLHCGQMYNLTLTALDGVCDNSQSSQFEFNTAPCAPEDISTGLNCDTKSTSVAWEESDGAMWYITTAEGQDGHISLCNTTGTSCEFMDLHCSQMYSLTVTAMDSYCQSVNTSVFETATAPCPPRNVHADSVGVTASVTWEMSNLTVWYTATAEGSDGHTATCTTSDTNCLIPDLHCSQTYSISVLAFGETCSSLQSSSHEIHTAPCAPDEIITNVDCTSNRVVVSWGRTDGAIKYDVTAEGSDGHIHSDNTTDTRYEMLDLHCGQSYNITVTTLSYSRHGISSTSAQIQTAPCIPENLTAELNCVLNTISFWWDEADGAKLYTVTVRDSQRETTSFNTSDTRAQTQELQCGEYYTISVLATDDICRRPQTAVVNVHAVACDPHNVKAQLDCNVNTALVMWDSGKGALWYTAVAEGAAGSNVSCSTSETSCRTPALLCGQLYSVHVIASDRTCNHSVSSSIEIQTAPCSPQNVSAHLDCTTRKMVVWWEQSEGAMFYMVMANGMEGEWYSCNTTEASCEIIGLPCGQMCNISVLAMDGNCTSLPSPTFEIQTEPCIPQDVVAQINCENNTILVFWDPSNGSESYHVTAQGINGHWASCNTTGTECEVSDVHCGLRYYITVEANRMECNSSQSSAVTIKTGEFRKYVHC; encoded by the exons ATGTGGTAcattacaacagcagaaggacaagatggacacatttcactgtgtaacacaacgggaacaagctgtcattTCATGGACCTGCACTGTAGTCAAACATACTCACTAACTGTAACAGCGATGGACAGTTACTGTCAGAGTGTAAACACCTCCGTTTATGAAACTGAAACAG CCCCTTGTCCCCCTCAGAACGTACACGCTGATAGTGTTGCCGTCACTGCCTTTGTAACATGGGAGATGAGTAATCTCACAGTGTGGTACACTGCAACAGCGGAGGGCAGCGATGGACACACGGCCACTTGTACCACGTCCGACACAAACTGTCTAATCCCAGATCTTCACTGCAGCCAAACGTACATCATCTCCGTCCTCGCATTTGGTGAAACCTGCAGCAGTCTCCAAGGCTCAAGTTATGAAATTTATACAG CACCTTGTGCCCCAGATGAAATTATCACCAACGTGGATTGTACCTCCAATAGAGTGGTGGTATCATGGGGAAGAACTGATGGGGCGATCTCGTACGATGTAACAGCTGAAGGAAGTGATgggcacacacactcagacaacaCCACAGACTCACGCTATGAAATGCTGGATTTACACTGCGGCCAATCCTATAACATAACCGTAACAACTCTGAGTTACAGCCGGCACGGCATTTCAAGTACTTCTGTACAAATACAAACTG CACCCTGCATTCCTGAGAATCTCACAGCTGAGCTGAATTGTGAATTGAATACAATATCTTTCTGGTGGGATGAAGCTGACGGAGCAAAGTTGTACACGGTGACTGTTCGAGACAGTCAAAGAGACACAACTTCATTCAACACAAGTGATACAAGGGCTCAAACCCAAGAGCTGCAGTGTGGTGAATATTATACAATCTCTGTTCTAGCAACAGATGATATCTGCAGGAGACCCCAGACAGCAGTGGTCAATGTACATGCAG TCGCTTGTGATCCTCATAATGTCAAAGCACAATTGGACTGTAACGTCAATACAGCATTGGTAATGTGGGACTCTGGTAAAGGAGCACTGTGGTACACTGCCGTTGCAGAAGGTGCTGATGGGAACAATGTCTCATGTAGCACATCAGAAACATCCTGTCGAACACCCGCGTTACTCTGTGGCCAATTATATTCTGTACATGTTGTAGCATCGGACAGGACTTGTAACAACTCTGTGAGTTCTTCAACTGAAATTCAGACAG ctCCCTGCAGTCCCCAGAATGTAAGTGCTTATTTGGACTGTACAGCACGCACAACATCAGTGTGTTGGGAGCAGAGTGAAGGTGCAGTGTTCTACACGGCCATTGCAGAAGGAATGGAAGGAGACTGCTACTCGTGCAACACAACCGAAGCAAACTGTGAGATCCTGGGCCTCCCATGTGGCCAGTGGTACAATGTAACTGTGTTAGCAATGGATGAGAATTGCACCAGTTTACCAAGTTCAGCTGAAGAAATTCAAACAG TACCTTGTATCCCACAGAGTGTGGCTGCTCACGTTAACTGTGAAAATAACACCGTATCAGTGTTTTGGGATCCCAGCAACGGCTCAGAGTCATACCATGTAACAGCACAAGGAATCAATGGCCATTGGGCCTCCTGCAATACAACAGGCACTGAATGTGAGGTCTCTGATGTGCACTGTGGACTGCACTACTATATAACTGTAGAGGCAATCCGCATGGAGTGTAACAGCTCACAAAGCTCTGCTTTAACAATTAAAACAGGTAATTTGTGTGGTATATGGAATCATATCTATAATTTCTATATGTTATTCGGAGTGTATCCTCAGTCTATACTTATGAATGTTCCCGTTGCAGTACCGTGTGTGCCCCAGAATGTTGACGCTCACATGGACTGTGATGTTGGACATATGTCGGTCTCCTGGGAGTTCAGTGAAGGTGCAATATCATACGTGGCTACTGCAGAAGGGAGCAACGTGCAGCAATGCAGTGCCAATGATACACTGTGTGATATCACCGACCTGCACTGTGGAGAGACCTACACCCTCTCAGTTTATGCGATTGATGACACCTGTGACAGTGTTGAAAGTCCTTCCGTCACAAGGAGAACAG TTTCGTGCCTCCCACAGAATCTCGATGTTCAGCTGGACTGTGACACAAACGATGCTTCTGTGCTGTGGAGCCACACTAAAGGTGCAGTGTCTTACTCTGCCACAGCAGAAGGAAATGATGGGCACACAGTTTCCTGTGAGACAGTCAATAAAGAGTGTCAGATAAGCAACCTACACTGTGGACAAATGTATAACCTAACTCTGACAGCATTGGATGGTGTGTGTGACAACTCACAGAGCTCTCAGTTTGAATTCAACACGG CACCTTGTGCACCAGAGGACATCTCCACCGGTCTGAACTGTGACACCAAGAGTACATCAGTGGCCTGGGAGGAGAGTGATGGGGCGATGTGGTAcattacaacagcagaaggacaagATGGACACATTTCACTGTGTAACACAACCGGAACAAGCTGTGAATTCATGGACCTGCACTGCAGTCAAATGTACTCACTAACTGTAACAGCGATGGACAGTTACTGTCAGAGTGTAAACACTTCCGTTTTTGAAACTGCAACAG cCCCTTGTCCCCCTCGGAACGTACACGCTGATAGTGTTGGTGTCACTGCCTCTGTAACATGGGAGATGAGTAATCTCACAGTGTGGTACACTGCAACAGCAGAGGGCAGCGATGGACACACGGCCACTTGTACCACGTCCGACACAAACTGTCTAATCCCAGATCTTCACTGCAGCCAAACGTACAGCATCTCCGTCCTCGCATTTGGTGAAACCTGCAGCAGTCTCCAAAGCTCCAGTCATGAAATTCATACAG CACCTTGTGCCCCAGatgaaattatcaccaatgtggaTTGTACCTCCAATAGAGTGGTGGTTTCATGGGGAAGAACTGATGGGGCGATCAAGTACGATGTAACAGCTGAAGGAAGTGATGGGCACATACACTCAGACAACACCACAGACACGCGCTATGAAATGCTGGATTTACACTGCGGACAATCCTATAACATAACCGTAACAACTCTGAGTTACAGCCGGCACGGCATTTCAAGTACTTCTGCACAAATACAAACTG CACCCTGCATTCCTGAGAATCTCACAGCTGAGCTGAATTGTGTATTGAATACAATATCTTTCTGGTGGGATGAAGCTGACGGAGCAAAGTTGTACACGGTGACTGTTCGAGACAGTCAAAGAGAAACAACTTCATTCAACACAAGTGATACAAGGGCTCAAACCCAAGAGCTGCAGTGTGGTGAATATTATACAATCTCTGTTCTAGCAACAGATGATATCTGCAGGAGACCCCAGACAGCAGTGGTCAATGTACATGCAG TCGCTTGTGATCCTCATAATGTCAAAGCACAACTGGACTGCAATGTCAATACAGCATTGGTAATGTGGGACTCTGGAAAAGGAGCACTGTGGTACACTGCCGTTGCGGAAGGTGCTGCTGGGAGCAACGTCTCATGCAGCACATCAGAAACATCCTGTAGAACACCCGCGTTACTCTGTGGCCAGTTATATTCGGTGCATGTTATAGCTTCGGACAGGACTTGTAACCACTCTGTGAGTTCTTCAATCGAAATTCAGACAG CTCCCTGCAGTCCCCAGAATGTGAGTGCACATTTGGACTGTACAACACGCAAGATGGTCGTGTGGTGGGAGCAGAGTGAAGGTGCCATGTTCTACATGGTCATGGCAAATGGAATGGAAGGAGAATGGTACTCATGCAATACAACAGAGGCAAGCTGTGAGATCATCGGCCTCCCATGTGGCCAGATGTGCAATATAAGTGTCCTTGCAATGGACGGGAATTGCACCAGTTTACCGAGTCCTACTTTTGAAATTCAAACAG AGCCTTGTATTCCACAGGATGTGGTTGCTCAGATCAACTGTGAAAATAACACAATTTTGGTGTTTTGGGATCCCAGCAATGGTTCAGAGTCATACCATGTAACAGCACAAGGAATTAATGGCCATTGGGCCTCCTGCAATACAACAGGCACTGAATGTGAGGTCTCTGATGTGCACTGTGGACTGAGGTACTATATAACAGTAGAGGCAAACCGCATGGAGTGTAACAGCTCACAAAGCTCTGCGGTGACAATCAAAACAGGTGAGTTCAGGAAATATGTACATTGTTAA